From Rhodopseudomonas palustris, a single genomic window includes:
- a CDS encoding NnrU family protein: protein MGLALMIVGLVLFIGTHVVTTQRDLRGRLIGIGGEAVYKIAYAILAIVGIGLIAYGFGAYRSDGMIDVWHPPHWTRHLTALLMLPVAILLVAAYARGRIYRVVKHPMITAVKLWAVAHLISNGDLGSIILFGSLLGWAVYDRISLKHRSDPGGPPIPVGGPKNDAIAIGVGAVVYAALAFLFHPYVIGVPVFGA from the coding sequence ATGGGACTTGCGTTGATGATCGTCGGCTTGGTGCTGTTCATCGGCACCCATGTCGTCACTACCCAGCGTGACCTGCGCGGCCGTTTGATCGGAATCGGCGGCGAGGCGGTCTACAAGATCGCCTACGCGATCCTCGCGATCGTGGGCATCGGCCTGATCGCTTACGGCTTCGGCGCGTATCGGTCGGACGGCATGATCGACGTCTGGCATCCGCCGCATTGGACCCGGCACCTCACCGCGCTGCTGATGCTGCCGGTGGCGATCCTGCTGGTGGCGGCCTATGCCCGCGGCCGGATCTATCGCGTCGTCAAGCATCCGATGATCACCGCGGTCAAGCTCTGGGCGGTCGCGCATCTGATCAGCAACGGCGACCTCGGCTCGATCATCCTGTTCGGCTCGTTGCTCGGCTGGGCCGTGTATGATCGCATCTCGCTCAAGCACCGCAGCGATCCCGGTGGTCCGCCGATTCCGGTCGGCGGTCCGAAGAACGACGCGATCGCGATCGGCGTCGGCGCCGTCGTCTACGCAGCGCTCGCATTTCTGTTCCACCCTTACGTGATCGGCGTCCCGGTCTTCGGAGCCTGA
- a CDS encoding TCR/Tet family MFS transporter, which translates to MTEEATAQQTPVAGTTGPRRAAVGFIFITIALDMLSLGMILPILPKLIESFSDDNTANAARIYGLFGTAWALMQLFASPILGGLSDRFGRRPVILLSNLGLGLDYVLMALAPSLWWLFVGRVLSGITSASISTSFAYIADVTPAEKRAAVFGMVGAAFGLGFTFGPAIGGLLGGVDPRLPFWVAAALSFANTLYGLFVLPESLPRERRSPFRWKSANPIGAVRLLTSNATLAALAVVEFCAEVAHVALPAIFVLYTGYRYGWDQTTVGLALAFVGVCTTIVQGFLVGPAVKRLGERRAQIFGYGGGALGFLIYALAPSGTLFWIGIPVMTLWGIAGPATSGMMTRLVSPEQQGQLQGATTSVKSVAELIGPFFFTMIFAYFIDGGTPLHLPGAPFLVAGALLMVSVAIVVVAGGRTKRALP; encoded by the coding sequence ATGACCGAGGAAGCCACAGCGCAGCAAACGCCGGTCGCCGGAACGACCGGGCCGCGCCGCGCCGCTGTCGGCTTCATCTTCATCACCATCGCGCTCGACATGTTGAGCCTGGGCATGATCCTGCCGATCCTGCCCAAGCTGATCGAGAGCTTCTCCGACGACAACACCGCGAATGCGGCGCGGATCTACGGGCTGTTCGGCACCGCCTGGGCGCTGATGCAGTTGTTCGCGTCGCCGATCCTCGGCGGGCTGTCGGACCGGTTCGGACGGCGGCCGGTGATTTTGCTGTCCAATCTCGGCCTCGGTCTCGACTACGTCCTGATGGCGCTGGCGCCGTCGCTGTGGTGGCTGTTCGTCGGCCGGGTGCTGTCGGGGATCACTTCGGCGAGCATCTCGACGTCGTTCGCCTACATTGCCGACGTCACGCCCGCGGAGAAGCGCGCCGCGGTGTTCGGCATGGTCGGCGCTGCGTTCGGGCTCGGCTTCACCTTCGGTCCGGCGATCGGCGGCCTGCTCGGCGGTGTCGATCCGCGGCTGCCGTTCTGGGTGGCGGCGGCGCTGAGCTTCGCCAATACGCTGTACGGCCTGTTCGTGCTGCCGGAGTCGTTGCCGCGTGAACGGCGGTCGCCGTTCCGCTGGAAATCCGCCAACCCGATCGGAGCGGTGCGGCTGCTCACCTCCAACGCCACGCTCGCTGCGCTGGCGGTGGTCGAGTTCTGTGCCGAGGTCGCCCATGTCGCGCTGCCGGCGATCTTCGTGCTGTACACCGGCTATCGCTACGGTTGGGATCAGACCACGGTCGGTCTGGCGCTGGCGTTCGTCGGCGTCTGCACCACGATCGTGCAGGGCTTTCTGGTCGGTCCCGCGGTGAAGCGGCTCGGCGAACGTCGGGCTCAGATTTTCGGCTATGGCGGCGGCGCGCTCGGCTTTCTGATCTATGCGCTGGCGCCGAGCGGCACGCTGTTCTGGATCGGCATTCCGGTGATGACGCTGTGGGGCATTGCCGGGCCAGCGACCTCCGGGATGATGACCCGGCTGGTGTCGCCGGAGCAGCAGGGGCAGTTGCAAGGCGCCACCACCAGCGTGAAGAGCGTTGCCGAGCTGATCGGCCCATTCTTCTTCACGATGATCTTCGCTTATTTCATCGACGGCGGTACGCCGCTGCATCTGCCCGGTGCGCCGTTTCTGGTCGCCGGCGCCTTGCTGATGGTGTCGGTGGCGATCGTGGTGGTTGCAGGCGGCCGCACCAAGCGAGCTTTGCCCTGA
- a CDS encoding sel1 repeat family protein: MLQGHLNIETAMPIEAVENPDVLFDLGLLFASGRGAPVDLVAAHKWFNLAALKGRTDAIAYRRELAELMSSDEIAVAQREARAWIASH, from the coding sequence ATGCTGCAGGGACATCTGAATATCGAAACCGCGATGCCGATCGAAGCCGTCGAGAATCCGGACGTGCTGTTCGATCTCGGCCTGCTGTTCGCCTCGGGCCGCGGCGCGCCGGTCGACCTGGTGGCGGCGCACAAATGGTTCAATCTGGCTGCGCTCAAGGGGCGGACCGACGCGATCGCCTATCGCCGTGAACTCGCCGAACTGATGTCGTCGGACGAGATCGCCGTCGCCCAGCGCGAGGCCCGCGCCTGGATCGCCTCGCACTAA
- the der gene encoding ribosome biogenesis GTPase Der, whose translation MSFILAIIGRPNVGKSTLFNRLVGQKLALVDDAPGVTRDRREGEGRLGDLSFTLIDTAGLDEGPKGSLTARMQEQTETAIEHADALLFVIDARAGLTPNDRAFADFARRANKPVVLVANKSEGKHGEIGAMESYALGLGDPVQISAEHGEGLGELYDALRPLMPEPVDEEDDDDADHSEEAIATRPIRVAIVGRPNAGKSTFINRLLGEERLLTSPEAGTTRDSIAVEVQWKGREFRVFDTAGLRRRSRIEEKLEKLSVADALRAVRFAEVVVLMMDAQNRFEEQDLRIADLVEREGRALVIAVNKWDLMERQGGQIAQLRADADHWLPQIKGVPIVATAGMLGEGVDRLMQAVQDAYAVWNRRVPTAALNRWFEQATAQNPPPAVSGRRLKLNYVTQTKARPPSFVVFCSRADAVPESYLRYLVNSLRGAFELPGTPVRITLREKANPFAHKRKRKS comes from the coding sequence ATGTCTTTCATCCTCGCTATCATCGGCCGGCCCAACGTCGGCAAATCGACGCTGTTCAATCGCCTCGTCGGCCAAAAGCTGGCGCTGGTCGACGATGCTCCCGGCGTCACCCGTGATCGCCGCGAAGGCGAAGGCCGGCTCGGCGATCTGTCGTTCACGCTGATCGATACCGCCGGCCTCGACGAGGGGCCGAAGGGGTCGCTGACCGCGCGGATGCAGGAGCAGACCGAGACCGCGATCGAGCACGCCGACGCGCTGCTGTTCGTGATCGACGCCCGCGCCGGCCTGACGCCCAACGACCGTGCCTTCGCCGACTTCGCCCGCCGCGCCAACAAGCCGGTGGTGCTGGTCGCCAACAAAAGCGAGGGCAAGCACGGCGAGATTGGCGCGATGGAATCCTACGCGCTGGGACTTGGCGATCCGGTGCAGATTTCCGCCGAGCACGGCGAAGGCCTGGGCGAACTTTACGACGCGCTGCGTCCCTTGATGCCCGAGCCGGTCGACGAAGAGGACGACGACGATGCGGACCACAGCGAGGAGGCGATCGCGACGCGCCCGATCCGGGTGGCGATCGTCGGACGTCCCAACGCCGGCAAGTCGACCTTCATCAACCGCCTGCTCGGCGAGGAGCGGCTGCTGACCAGCCCTGAAGCCGGCACGACGCGCGACTCGATCGCCGTCGAGGTCCAGTGGAAGGGGCGTGAATTCCGGGTGTTCGATACCGCCGGTTTGAGGCGCCGATCCCGGATCGAAGAGAAGCTGGAGAAGCTGTCGGTCGCCGACGCGCTGCGCGCGGTGCGTTTCGCCGAAGTCGTCGTGCTGATGATGGATGCGCAGAACCGCTTCGAGGAGCAGGATCTGCGGATCGCCGATCTGGTCGAGCGCGAGGGCCGGGCGCTGGTGATCGCGGTCAACAAGTGGGATCTGATGGAGCGTCAGGGCGGGCAGATCGCGCAGCTCCGCGCCGATGCCGATCACTGGCTGCCGCAGATCAAGGGCGTGCCGATCGTCGCCACCGCCGGCATGCTGGGAGAGGGCGTCGACCGTCTGATGCAAGCGGTCCAGGACGCCTACGCCGTCTGGAACAGGCGGGTGCCGACGGCGGCGCTGAACCGCTGGTTCGAGCAGGCGACGGCGCAGAATCCGCCGCCGGCCGTTTCGGGCCGCCGCCTGAAGCTGAACTACGTCACCCAGACCAAGGCACGGCCACCGAGCTTCGTGGTGTTCTGCTCCCGCGCCGATGCGGTGCCGGAGTCGTATCTGCGCTATCTGGTCAACAGCCTGCGCGGCGCGTTCGAGCTGCCGGGCACGCCGGTGCGGATCACGCTGCGTGAGAAGGCCAACCCGTTCGCCCACAAGCGTAAACGCAAGTCATGA
- a CDS encoding tetratricopeptide repeat protein, which produces MSEIFNEVDEELRRERLRKLWDKYSIYIVGAAILIVVGVGAWRGYEYYEAKQAAEASTAFAAAAELAEQNKHAEAEAAFDKIAASAPSGYRMLARLRAAAEIAVRDPALAVKRYDEIAADRRLPAPYRDLAGIRAAGLVMDTANYNDLVQRLEPIATADSAFRHTARELLALSAWRANNVAATRQWIDKITTDAETPGSLRSRADVLQALLPPTASKS; this is translated from the coding sequence GTGTCTGAAATATTTAACGAAGTCGACGAAGAGCTGCGTCGCGAGCGGCTCAGGAAGCTGTGGGACAAGTATTCCATCTATATCGTCGGCGCCGCGATCCTGATCGTGGTCGGCGTCGGCGCCTGGCGCGGCTATGAGTATTACGAGGCCAAGCAGGCCGCCGAGGCCAGCACGGCATTCGCTGCCGCCGCCGAGCTTGCCGAGCAGAACAAGCACGCCGAGGCGGAGGCCGCGTTCGACAAGATCGCCGCATCGGCGCCGTCGGGCTATCGGATGCTGGCGCGGCTGCGCGCCGCTGCCGAAATCGCGGTGCGCGACCCGGCGCTTGCGGTGAAGCGCTATGACGAGATTGCTGCCGATCGGCGCCTTCCGGCGCCCTATCGTGACCTTGCCGGGATTCGCGCCGCCGGGCTGGTGATGGATACCGCGAACTACAACGATCTGGTGCAGCGGCTCGAGCCGATCGCCACTGCCGACAGTGCATTCCGGCACACTGCGCGGGAATTGCTGGCGCTGTCGGCCTGGCGCGCCAATAACGTTGCCGCGACCCGGCAGTGGATCGACAAGATCACCACGGATGCGGAAACCCCGGGCAGCCTGCGCAGCCGCGCCGACGTGCTGCAGGCCCTGTTGCCGCCGACCGCCAGCAAGAGCTGA
- the panB gene encoding 3-methyl-2-oxobutanoate hydroxymethyltransferase, with translation MSVQSQIRRKTAPDIRARKGGDPIVMLTSYHAHTASLVDRYCDAILVGDSLGNVMHGFETTVPVTLEMMILQGHAVMRGSQHALVVVDMPFGSYEASKEQAFHSAARILKETHCGAVKLEGGVRMAETIAFLTERGIPVMGHIGLTPQSINTLGSFRAQGREEGSWAPIEADARAVADAGAFSVVVEAVAEPLGRKITETISIPTIGIGASPACDGQVLVLEDMLGLSPKPPKFVKRYGELGPGIEAAIKGYAEEVRSRAFPGPEHVYGMKSKA, from the coding sequence ATGTCTGTCCAATCGCAAATCCGGCGGAAGACCGCCCCGGACATTCGTGCCCGGAAGGGCGGCGACCCGATCGTGATGCTGACCTCGTATCACGCCCATACCGCATCGCTGGTCGATCGCTATTGCGACGCCATTCTGGTCGGCGACTCGCTCGGCAACGTCATGCATGGGTTCGAGACCACCGTGCCGGTCACCCTCGAGATGATGATCCTGCAGGGCCATGCGGTGATGCGCGGCTCCCAGCATGCGCTGGTCGTGGTCGACATGCCGTTCGGCTCGTATGAAGCGTCGAAGGAGCAGGCCTTCCACTCCGCCGCGCGCATCCTGAAAGAGACGCATTGCGGCGCCGTGAAACTCGAAGGCGGGGTGCGGATGGCCGAGACGATCGCGTTCCTCACCGAGCGCGGCATCCCGGTGATGGGCCACATCGGCCTGACGCCGCAGTCGATCAACACCCTCGGATCGTTCCGCGCGCAGGGGCGCGAGGAGGGGAGCTGGGCACCGATCGAGGCCGACGCCAGGGCGGTCGCCGACGCCGGCGCATTCTCGGTCGTGGTCGAGGCGGTCGCCGAACCGCTCGGCCGCAAGATCACCGAGACGATTTCGATCCCGACCATCGGCATCGGCGCCAGCCCGGCCTGCGATGGTCAGGTGCTGGTGCTCGAAGACATGCTCGGCCTGTCGCCGAAGCCGCCGAAATTCGTCAAGCGCTATGGCGAGCTTGGCCCCGGCATCGAGGCGGCGATCAAGGGCTATGCCGAGGAGGTGCGGTCGCGGGCCTTCCCCGGACCGGAGCACGTCTACGGAATGAAATCGAAGGCGTGA
- a CDS encoding beta strand repeat-containing protein, translated as MNGGALNYTVSFSTPDTPDDGQGYKSTQVTGFATGDIINYSVTINPTAGSIEAGFLADFSFGIPTGFNNNTGGGFSSSVTGQYQLTSIDVSDIDSTSGLYAEAFYGNFQGFTGSVSLAATCTAAGTPAVTAVAPSSGPTAGGTSVTITGTNFTGATSVSFGATSVPSSSFTSSSGTQIVVPSPAGSAGTVHVTVTNATGTSPTNSNDQFTYVAAPTIGTISPSSGPVAGGTSVTITGTNLSGVTGVTVGGAAATLGTNTSTSIQITTPAGTAGARDVVLTTAGGSVTSTGGFTYLAAPTIDTITPNSGPVAGGTSVTITGTDLSGVTGVTVGGVAATLGTNTSTSIAITTPAGTAGAQNVVVTTAGGSATSTGGFTYIAAPTIGTISPSSGPVAGGTSVTITGTNLSGVTGVTVGGAAATLGTNTSTSIQITTPAGTAGARDVVLTTAGGSVTSTGGFTYVAAPTIGTISPSSGPVAGGTSVTITGTNLSGVTGVTVGGAAATLGTNTSTSIQITTPAGTAGARDVVLTTAGGSVTSTGGFTYIAGPAISTISPSAGPTAGGTSVTITGTNLSGVTSVTVGGASATLGTNTSTSIQITTPAGTAGARDVVLTTAGGSVTSTGGFTYAAAPTIGTITPSSGSTGGGTSVTITGTNLSGVTSVTIGGATATLGTNTSTSIEITTPAGTAGARDVVLTTAGGSVTSTGGFTYILSPSISTVSPNAGPTAGGTSVTITGTNLSGVTSVTIGGAAATLGTNTSTSIVVTTPAGTAGARDVVVTTAGGSVTSTGGFTYAGPPAISTISPSSGPTGGGSSVTITGSDLAGVISVTIGGAAASLGTNTATSIVITTPAGTAGARDVVLTTAGGTTTSTAGFTYVAGPTIGTIAPNSGPAGGGTSVTITGTDLSGVTAVTVGGAAATLGTNTATSIMITTPAGSAGARDVVVTTAGGSATSTGGFTYIATATVTSIAPAAGPISGGTSVTITGTNLSGATAVTIGGAAATNVIVVNATTITATTPAHAAGTVDVVVTTPGGTATGAGLYSYAAGPTVTSVSPASGPSVGGTSVTITGSNLTGATAVSFGGAAATAVSVTSATSMTATTPAHAVGVVDVTVTTPGGSSTGAGLFSYIVAATTTTLSSSRNPSEAGQAVSFTATVTASGAVPTGTVTFTDGGVTIGSVALSGGTATLTTSSLTVGSHTIVAAFAANASFAASASPPLLQAVNTPQDSLKLRAMQILASKTVAQTSGAAISGAIDTAISEGFNDGGELITPSGTGLRLNFTDDLSQGRAGTTASAIESRWPGSGLRSDGPATPAIGLGIGIPGPAGRGRSRFDDTFAAIDRSSSAKAPAKRLTEPKDWLMWAEVKGAGIGQWNATGATSVLSGNQVNALIGLTRKPSPDFLIGLLGGYETFDYRSDTLNGRLRGDGWTIGSYAAWRSAAGLRVDIAGAYSGIDYNGSAGSAAGKFQGQRWLLSGGLTGTTEAFGFAIEPSAKVYALWERQNAYVDSLGTPQAQREFFTGRASAGLKVSYPWLYSATLTLSPYAGVNADYYFLGDNAETITLAGATPLASVPLLDGWSARVTGGLAARFGNGAAIAFGGEMGGLGGTVQIWTLRGRASVPF; from the coding sequence TCAGCTTCGGAATACCAACGGGCTTCAACAACAACACAGGCGGCGGCTTTTCGTCGAGCGTCACGGGGCAATACCAATTGACGTCGATCGACGTCAGTGACATCGACTCGACCTCAGGGCTCTATGCAGAGGCATTTTACGGGAATTTCCAAGGATTCACCGGTAGCGTTTCGCTTGCAGCGACCTGCACCGCGGCAGGCACCCCGGCCGTCACCGCGGTCGCGCCGTCCTCAGGCCCCACGGCGGGTGGCACCTCGGTGACCATCACCGGCACGAATTTCACCGGCGCCACGTCGGTGAGCTTCGGCGCGACGTCGGTGCCGAGTTCCAGTTTCACCAGCAGTTCCGGGACACAGATCGTCGTGCCCTCGCCGGCCGGCAGCGCCGGGACGGTCCACGTTACGGTGACCAACGCCACCGGCACATCCCCGACCAATTCAAACGATCAGTTCACCTACGTCGCGGCGCCGACCATCGGCACGATCTCGCCTAGTTCCGGCCCGGTCGCAGGCGGCACCTCGGTGACCATCACCGGCACCAACCTGTCCGGGGTCACCGGCGTGACCGTCGGCGGAGCAGCGGCAACACTCGGCACCAATACGTCGACATCGATTCAGATCACAACGCCGGCCGGCACAGCCGGCGCGCGCGACGTCGTGCTGACGACAGCGGGAGGTTCGGTCACCTCGACCGGCGGCTTCACCTATCTGGCAGCCCCGACGATCGACACGATTACGCCGAACTCGGGCCCGGTCGCGGGCGGCACCAGCGTCACCATTACGGGCACCGATCTGTCGGGCGTCACAGGCGTGACCGTCGGCGGCGTCGCAGCGACGCTCGGCACCAACACCTCGACTTCGATCGCAATCACAACCCCGGCCGGCACGGCAGGCGCGCAGAACGTGGTGGTGACGACGGCCGGCGGTTCGGCGACGTCGACCGGCGGATTCACCTATATCGCCGCGCCGACCATCGGCACGATCTCCCCCAGTTCCGGCCCGGTGGCGGGCGGCACCTCGGTGACCATCACCGGTACCAACCTGTCCGGGGTGACCGGCGTGACCGTGGGCGGAGCCGCGGCGACACTCGGCACCAATACGTCGACCTCGATTCAGATCACAACGCCGGCTGGTACGGCCGGCGCACGCGACGTCGTTCTGACCACGGCCGGCGGCTCAGTGACCTCGACCGGCGGCTTCACCTATGTCGCGGCGCCGACCATCGGCACGATATCGCCCAGTTCCGGCCCGGTGGCAGGCGGCACCTCGGTGACTATCACCGGCACCAACCTGTCAGGGGTGACCGGCGTGACCGTGGGCGGGGCCGCGGCGACGCTCGGCACCAACACGTCGACGTCGATCCAGATCACCACCCCGGCCGGAACCGCCGGCGCGCGCGACGTCGTTCTGACCACGGCCGGCGGCTCAGTGACCTCGACCGGCGGCTTCACCTACATCGCCGGTCCGGCCATCAGCACGATTTCCCCGAGTGCCGGCCCCACAGCGGGTGGTACCAGCGTCACCATCACCGGCACCAACCTGTCCGGCGTTACGTCGGTGACGGTCGGCGGCGCATCGGCGACCCTCGGCACCAATACATCCACCTCGATTCAGATCACGACGCCGGCCGGCACTGCAGGCGCGCGCGATGTCGTACTGACCACGGCCGGCGGCTCGGTCACATCGACCGGCGGCTTCACCTATGCGGCGGCCCCAACGATCGGCACCATTACGCCGAGTTCCGGCTCCACGGGCGGCGGCACCTCCGTCACTATCACCGGCACCAACCTGTCCGGCGTCACGTCGGTCACCATTGGCGGCGCGACCGCAACGCTCGGCACCAACACGTCGACGTCGATCGAGATCACCACCCCGGCCGGAACCGCCGGCGCGCGTGATGTCGTGCTGACCACGGCAGGAGGCTCCGTCACCTCGACCGGCGGTTTCACCTATATCCTGTCGCCGTCGATCAGCACGGTTTCGCCGAATGCGGGTCCGACCGCCGGTGGAACATCGGTAACGATCACCGGCACCAATCTGTCAGGCGTCACCTCGGTCACCATTGGCGGCGCGGCCGCAACGCTCGGCACCAACACGTCGACGTCGATCGTCGTGACGACGCCGGCCGGCACAGCCGGCGCACGCGACGTCGTGGTGACGACCGCCGGCGGATCGGTCACCTCGACCGGCGGCTTCACCTATGCTGGTCCGCCGGCGATCAGCACGATCTCGCCCAGCTCGGGGCCCACCGGCGGCGGCTCCTCCGTCACCATCACCGGCAGCGATCTTGCCGGCGTGATTTCCGTTACCATCGGCGGCGCTGCCGCGTCGCTCGGCACCAACACAGCGACATCGATCGTGATCACGACGCCAGCAGGCACCGCCGGTGCACGCGACGTCGTCCTGACCACAGCCGGAGGAACGACGACGTCCACCGCAGGATTCACCTATGTGGCAGGCCCGACGATCGGCACGATTGCGCCGAACTCGGGCCCGGCAGGCGGCGGCACGTCGGTGACGATCACCGGCACCGACCTTTCGGGCGTTACTGCCGTGACGGTCGGCGGGGCGGCGGCAACGCTCGGCACCAATACGGCGACCTCGATCATGATCACGACGCCGGCGGGCTCCGCGGGCGCACGCGACGTCGTGGTGACCACAGCCGGCGGCTCAGCCACTTCGACCGGAGGCTTCACCTATATCGCGACAGCGACCGTGACGTCGATCGCGCCCGCAGCAGGCCCGATCAGTGGCGGCACCTCGGTGACCATCACTGGAACGAACTTGAGCGGCGCAACGGCCGTGACCATCGGTGGCGCCGCCGCTACCAACGTCATCGTCGTCAATGCCACCACAATCACGGCGACCACCCCGGCCCACGCCGCGGGAACCGTCGATGTCGTCGTCACGACACCGGGCGGCACCGCCACAGGAGCAGGACTCTACAGCTACGCGGCCGGCCCTACGGTCACCTCGGTCAGTCCGGCCAGCGGTCCGAGCGTGGGCGGCACCTCAGTCACGATCACCGGCAGCAACCTGACCGGCGCGACCGCGGTCAGTTTCGGCGGTGCCGCGGCGACCGCCGTCAGCGTGACAAGCGCAACCTCGATGACCGCAACCACCCCCGCCCATGCGGTCGGCGTCGTCGACGTCACCGTCACCACTCCCGGCGGCAGCAGCACCGGCGCAGGACTGTTCAGCTACATCGTGGCAGCCACGACCACCACCCTCTCCTCGTCGCGCAACCCCAGCGAGGCGGGTCAGGCGGTGAGCTTCACCGCGACGGTGACGGCAAGCGGCGCGGTCCCCACCGGCACCGTCACCTTCACCGATGGCGGAGTCACGATCGGCTCGGTCGCCCTGTCGGGCGGCACCGCGACGCTCACCACCAGCAGCCTGACGGTCGGGTCGCATACCATCGTCGCGGCCTTCGCGGCCAACGCCAGTTTCGCCGCCAGCGCCTCGCCGCCATTGCTGCAGGCCGTGAACACGCCTCAGGACAGCCTGAAGCTGCGCGCCATGCAGATCCTGGCCAGCAAGACCGTCGCGCAAACCTCCGGTGCGGCCATCTCCGGCGCTATCGACACCGCGATCTCCGAAGGCTTCAACGACGGAGGCGAACTGATCACCCCGTCCGGAACGGGCCTGCGCCTGAACTTCACCGACGATCTGTCGCAAGGCAGAGCCGGCACCACGGCCAGCGCGATCGAGAGCCGCTGGCCGGGATCTGGCCTGCGCAGCGACGGGCCCGCCACCCCGGCGATCGGGCTCGGCATCGGCATCCCCGGACCGGCCGGGCGCGGTCGCTCACGGTTCGACGACACCTTCGCAGCGATCGATCGCAGCTCCTCCGCCAAGGCCCCCGCCAAACGACTGACCGAGCCGAAGGATTGGCTGATGTGGGCCGAGGTGAAGGGGGCCGGCATCGGCCAATGGAATGCGACCGGGGCCACCTCGGTGCTATCCGGCAACCAGGTCAACGCGTTGATCGGACTGACCCGGAAGCCGTCGCCGGACTTCCTGATCGGCCTGCTCGGCGGCTACGAGACCTTCGACTACAGGTCGGACACGCTCAACGGCCGGCTCAGGGGCGACGGTTGGACGATCGGCTCCTATGCCGCGTGGCGATCGGCCGCCGGGCTGCGCGTCGACATCGCGGGGGCGTATTCGGGGATCGACTACAACGGCTCGGCAGGCAGCGCCGCGGGCAAGTTCCAGGGGCAGCGCTGGCTGCTGTCCGGAGGACTGACCGGAACCACCGAAGCGTTCGGCTTTGCGATCGAGCCCTCGGCGAAGGTCTATGCGTTGTGGGAACGCCAGAACGCCTACGTCGACTCCCTTGGGACGCCGCAAGCGCAACGCGAGTTCTTCACCGGGCGGGCCTCGGCCGGACTCAAGGTGAGCTACCCCTGGCTGTACAGCGCGACGCTGACGCTGTCGCCTTATGCGGGCGTCAACGCCGACTATTACTTCCTCGGCGACAATGCCGAGACGATCACGCTCGCAGGCGCGACGCCGCTGGCGTCGGTGCCGCTGCTCGACGGATGGTCCGCGCGAGTGACTGGCGGCCTCGCCGCTCGGTTCGGCAACGGCGCGGCGATTGCGTTCGGGGGCGAAATGGGTGGACTGGGCGGCACCGTTCAGATCTGGACGCTGCGCGGCAGGGCCTCGGTGCCGTTCTGA
- a CDS encoding Bug family tripartite tricarboxylate transporter substrate binding protein, translating to MTRTKPGRSWIYALAWLALAGSAAPARADPQGPTWPPKTVRIVVPFAAGSTPDLVGRVLADQLHARHPGSAFVVENKPGASGNLGTDAVAKAPADGATLGISIAGPLAINTLLFPKLPYDPERDLAPVTMLTRMPSVLAVPATAGIGSVGEFLAKVKSDKGGFAYASIGAGSLSQLCMEAIAQKAGVKMLHIPYAGSPNAVTALIRGDVQAACLPAISVAPQQASGAAKILAVTTPERSPFLPEIPTLKESGIDVQSDAWNALIAPGGTAPALIAVINREVADALADPAVITKLNTQMMQPASSTPEALRQNITDEKRTWAEVIRAAGIEVR from the coding sequence ATGACGCGAACGAAACCCGGACGAAGCTGGATCTACGCGCTGGCGTGGCTGGCGCTGGCAGGATCGGCTGCGCCCGCCCGGGCTGATCCGCAGGGGCCGACGTGGCCGCCGAAGACGGTGCGGATCGTAGTGCCGTTCGCCGCTGGGTCGACGCCGGATCTGGTCGGCCGCGTGCTCGCCGACCAGCTTCATGCGCGCCATCCCGGCTCCGCCTTCGTGGTCGAGAACAAGCCGGGCGCCTCCGGCAACCTCGGCACAGATGCCGTCGCAAAGGCTCCTGCCGACGGTGCCACGCTCGGGATCTCGATCGCCGGGCCGCTCGCGATCAACACGCTGCTGTTTCCGAAGCTGCCCTACGATCCGGAGCGCGACCTCGCCCCGGTGACGATGCTGACCCGAATGCCGAGTGTGCTTGCGGTGCCGGCGACGGCGGGCATCGGCAGCGTCGGCGAGTTTCTCGCCAAGGTGAAGAGCGACAAAGGCGGCTTCGCCTACGCCTCGATCGGCGCCGGCTCGCTGTCGCAGCTCTGCATGGAAGCGATCGCCCAGAAGGCAGGCGTGAAGATGCTGCACATCCCCTACGCCGGCTCGCCGAACGCAGTGACTGCACTGATCCGCGGCGACGTGCAGGCGGCGTGCCTGCCGGCGATATCGGTGGCGCCGCAGCAGGCGTCAGGTGCGGCGAAAATCCTGGCGGTGACGACGCCGGAACGGTCGCCGTTCCTGCCCGAAATTCCCACCCTGAAGGAAAGCGGCATCGACGTGCAATCCGACGCCTGGAATGCGCTGATCGCGCCGGGCGGCACTGCGCCCGCACTGATCGCCGTGATCAACCGGGAGGTGGCCGACGCGCTCGCCGACCCTGCGGTGATCACGAAGCTGAACACCCAGATGATGCAGCCGGCCTCCTCGACGCCCGAGGCACTGCGACAGAACATCACCGACGAGAAACGAACGTGGGCGGAGGTGATCCGCGCCGCCGGCATCGAGGTTCGGTGA